The stretch of DNA TCATCCGCACCTTGTCCCTGCTGCAGTCGAACAACAGCTTGAACAGCTTCAGTCTGACCGTGATGCCGAGGAAGAGAAGGAAGGGTCATCTGCATCTGGTACAGAATTAGTTTTGCACAGGTTAGTATTTGTGCTTATGCAGTAATTAAACTACTTTAACTTATAATTTTATGTCTGCTTctattgaaagcttatgatgggtcgaaaattttaaatgattcTAATTTCAGGAGAATTGCGGAGGTCAAATCCAATGAAAGGAAAAAGGCCTTGGAAGAGATATTGTATGCGTTGGTGGTACAGAAATTTATGGATGCTAATGTGCATTTGGTTCCTGCTATAGCACCATCACCACCGAACCCTTTGACCAGCCAAGAGGAGAAGGTTGAGCATCTCCACTCCCCTGAAGCATATGAGATGATTCAAAATCATCTGGCTCTGATTCTTGGGAATCAACCTGGTGATTCCAACTCAATGGCTCAAATAAGCAAACTAAGAGTTGGGCAGGTTTATGCTGCATCGATTATGTATGGATATTTTCTGAAACGAATAGACCAGAGATTTCAGCTGgagaaaacaattaaaatcCTACCACAGGGTATTGATGATGGAGGGACCAATATCCAACATGTCATAGATGAGGAGACGAGACCTGGTACTGAAAGCAGTGATAAGGCTTTCGGAAATGCTCAATCCCACCCGGAAGTTTCATCATGGACTGGTGGTATTGGCGCTGGAAACTTCAATGGAGCAAAGCCATCAAGATTAAGGGCTTATGTCATGTCATTTGATGGGGATACACTTCAGAGATATGCAACCATTAGATCTAAAGAAGCTATTAGCATCATAGAGAAACACACCGAAGCATTGTTTGGTAGACCTGAGATAGTTATCACTCCTGAAGGAACCATTGATTCTTCCAAGGATGAACAGATGAAGATTAGCTTTGGTGGTCTGAAAAGACTCGTTCTGGAGGCTGTGACCTTCGGTTCCTTCCTGTGGGACGTCGAGAGCTACATCGATATGAGGTACCATTTTGTTGCAAACTAGGCCTTGTGTTCTCTTTGCCTGGGAATATGAGCATTCCAACAGAAACGTCATTGACGAATAAAATCCGTGATGGGGTGCTCTTTCTCCAAGTGATCTGTATATAGTGACACGGGTGTTTTGAATTCTATATAACGTTAGTGTTGATGTCATGTTAGACTCACTTGAACTATCTATATAACTGAATGGCAATTAATGTATCACGTTTCCTCTCTATAATTTACGCCACGCCGCGCGGCCATCTCGCTTGGAGGAAAACTAGCAGTTCCTGCTCATCTTGTGTAATCTAGCTTGCTCAAGCTTAAGTACAGTTAAAACTCAATGATCGAAATAAtgttaattatatttttgatcaaATTGtggtcaataagatgttattcTTAGGACATTGTTCCTACAGTTATCAATATATACGAGGTTCTTATTTTTTCAGTGGACGTAAAAATTGATCTCATATGTAAAGAAAAATGTTCGCTTTTATATACACCTTTAAATAGTGTCCTACCTTGTATAACATAAGTATGACGAATATGTATGTCTTCGTGTCTTATAATTAATTagagtatgtcttttgtgagacggtcttacaaaTATTTATCTACgagtcaactctatcgatattcacaataaaaagtaatattttgaaTCTTTATCTACGAGtaaatcctaccgatattcacaataaaaagtaatactcttaacataaaaaataatattttttttatgaatgactcaaataagatatatgtctcacaaaataaaacccgtgagactgtctcacacaagtttttgtcaattaataaaaattaatagatcgaaaattttaatttaataaattaagggacataatttaatttaaaggtAGCCGATATTTGTTTGTTGTGCTGAAAGAATGGGAGACATATGATGGAAGCTGGATTCTGATCACGCACGTGATGCAGAAGATGAGAATGAATGTCTTGCTGGATTTGATCGATTATATTTGAgataaaatgataaattattattttaattttttactaattaaaaaaatattaataataaataatattgtaatttgAATTCAATAATTTGATTAATGTAAGATAAATATTTAGTAGgtcaataaataatataataaaataaacacaAAATACGATAGATAAATTAATATATCACTTGAAATTATGCTTTTATCTATGAGTAAAAATTTGACAAGGGATTTGAAATAATGCATTGATGTCTGTATTAGATCTCTGGTTCTCGAGGAAATGAGATGACAATCAACGATGCATTAAAATATTGAAAACATAGGAATAAAGTATTTTAGTGGTTTTAGTGGTTTAtgttcactacaacaaaaatgactTTTCACAGCACGCAAATTCTCTTTCCGCGgcgcacattgcacgctgcaaaGTTGCAaactgttgaaagttcaagattatccatggcgtacatgtgcacgctgttaatactattatccaCAACGTGcatatgtacgccgttaatacaactatccgcagcgtgcaatgtacgccgttaatattcATAGAACATCTAAAATTCGCGAGGtctttaaatttagcgacggttacaaAAATGTCGCTACATTTCGTGACAGttcaaaatcgtcgctaaattttcgtaaaaataaaaaaaatttatttttataatttaataaattttaaaaaaaactacaatacaaCTATGATAACAATACTCATAATCTTAACTAAtacttaaaaaattaaccaaaaattgaaacaaaaaaatgtaactaaatcgaaactaaaatcgtataaaagagaaaaattttaagtgttgtgaagtcgatattactatccgcagtgtgcttttaatgcacgccgttatttCTGTCAAGTGCAACAATATTAACAGTGCACATATGGGTGCACGTCGTTAAAAGTACTATTCGCAgcatgcttttaatgcacgaTATTGACGATGTGCTGcgtaaaatcatttttcttataATGGTTGTTGTATTCTTAGTTTTCTAATCTAATTTGTCATATTTGAAtcttaattttataattttgctttttatttgtttttaatctCATTTTAAAGGAGTGGTGACATGATGTTTGATAAGTTAATATTTTTCGTCGACACATTAATATTATATCATGTCATGTCAGAAATTAACGGAAAATAAAGTTAAAAGTCGAAGATACAATTTTAACATTAGAGAGAACAGAAAACTTtagcatgttttttttttttcacgaaACATACAATTGCACTCACTAAGTAAGGGTGTTCAAATAATATAATACaaatttaaaaccaaataaaacATTTCTATGTCCaagaaaaatcaaattaaattaacaaaatttattttatattaatataacAATTTAgttagatttttaaaaatttattttattcaaatttgaAGTAAACCAATTTTCTTGATTTAGTTGATATTAAAATAAGTCCAAATCATGATTCCCTAAAAAGATATCCAAATCATGTATGTTGCTTGGTTTTACCGGAAGCCTTTCATTTCGTAAAAGGCTGTCCCCTAGAGTGATAAAAGGTATATAAAGATGCTGTTAACATGAAACGGACTCCCGCGGGGGAGTcagattttcatttttttccgaGCTAAGATTTTTTAAATCATGGTTGAACTAATATTGATAAATAAAATCTAGAGCTATGGAAAAATATCACAAAATTTAATGTATTAAAAATATGGGAACAAAACAAAGTCTGCCCGTGAAACTGACAAAGAATGAGAGTATGAGACCCCAATGgggtgtgtgtgtctatatatatatatatgcatgcaaATTTCACTGAACCCAATTTAAATCATCATCATAATGAATGTGTTTTTGTTCCTTAGCGAGGTggatatatgttttttttttgcttttgccGCGATTACTTCTTCAAGCTGGAACTATATATTTGTCCCCTGCTCCATCCTACGGCTACCCGGTATCTctcattctctctctctctctctctcttgttATTGAGGATGCTTCCAGCGGTCATGGCGAAGGTTGTAAGAGAGTAGAGAGGAGAAGTAAAGTGAAGAGCAAAAAGTTGAAGAGCTGAAAGCTTCAATCTGAAAAAGAAATTTTTCTTCGCTTTATGTACATATTTTTTTGCTTCTTGATTTTCTTCCATGGTTGAAGCTCAAGTTCATGTATATGAACAGTAATCCcatgtatgtgtatatatacatCCCATCATTGGTTCATGTGAGATGAAGGAATGAAAAGGGATATCAGTTGTTGAATCATATATCAGTTGGGATTGGATCATTTTTTCATAAGAATCTGTCAGTTGGATCAATGTTGAGAAACAGTGATAATCACTGTCCTTCTTCCGAGCCATTCTCTTCTTCAGAAAACGGAAGCATCAGCAAAAGAAAACGACGGCCCGCTGGAAATCCGGGTAACTTGTCAGTTTAATTACATGATCAAATTTCGGATTTCCCATGATCAAATTTCAAAGTTTTTTGGTCGACTTTTGTATTGTTCTAGATCCAGATGCGGAGGTGATTTCTTTATCCCCGAAAACCCTCCTGGAATTAGATCGATACGTATGCGAGATCTGCGACCAAGGGTTCCAGCGTGACCAGAACCTGCAGATGCACCGAAGACGGCACAAAGTGCCATGGAAACTGCTGAAGCGCGAGAACCCGATGGCCCAGAAGCGTGTCTACGTCTGCCCGGAACCCAGCTGCCTCCACCACGATCCTTGCCACGCGCTTGGAGATCTCGTCGGGATCAAGAAACATTTCAGGCGGAAGCACAGTAATCAGAAGCAATGGGTCTGCGAGAAATGTTCCAAAGGATACGCAGTTCAGTCAGATTACAAAGCCCATCTGAAAACCTGTGGGACTCGTGGGCATTCATGTGATTGTGGCCGTGTGTTTTCCAGGTTCTTGGttaattttctttgaagaaataaTGTtgtttattagagttagtcaaAGGGTTGAaaggataaaagaaaaagatatATATTTTGGCAGAACGAAATCAGGGATTTTgtcttttcaaatatattttttcatcgTATTCAGTGCAGAATGTTTTTTGGTACAATTTTCTGGTAgagttttaattctttcatactcctttttatttaaaaatgtgGGTTTCTGTGTTCCTTCCAACTTTTTCTCAAGAAGACTCGATTTTGACTTCACTGatctatatttaatatataaacaATGATttcttttgaataaaaattgaatttttttgaaatccCACTTCAGATGTTTTCATGTGCATGATATAATTTACTTTGAATTATCATTTTTACATAATTATTTCAATCTTTgatcatattattatttaatatgctATAATTCTACCTTGTTCCAAAGACCATTTTTATTCATTATCATATATATTTGAAGAGTTTTCTACTGTTTAttatttgaatatgttttttggaattgattaaacAATGATCTTGTTTTTATTGAAAATCTTTGATTTTCATAGGGTGGAGAGTTTCATCGAGCATCAAGATGCTTGCAGCATGGGGCAGCGCCGATCAGAATCTCACCCTTTACAGCCGCCACGGCCGTCGTGGCTGGTGGCGGCTTGCTTATCTCTAACGGCTTCGAGCCCCAGTCCCTCCAGCGACACCTATCTCAGCGTAACTCCCAGGCCTAGCGGTAGTGCTTTGCCCAGACAAATAGATCCCATTTTCTTCAGCAACTTCGGCTGCGGCGCCTGCGGAACCACCGCCTCCCGCTACCCGAATCTTGAACTCGAGCTTCTTTCTAAGAAATTAGACGAGGATCGGTCTACACAGCTGCAGCTCTCGATTGGGTTGTCGGAGATGGGAGGAAGAACATACACAGATAGCTGTAAAACCACCGTCAACTATTGGTGCTCGCCGCAGGGTGGCAGCACCATCTGTGGAAAACTACCTTTTTCAGCAGCGGCAGTGGCTGTGCCTGCGGAAAGGCTGAAAGAGCTAGCGCAAGAGCAGCTTAGGATAGCCATGGCGGAGAAAGCTTACTCTGACAAGGCCAGGCAGGAAGCGAAAAGACAGTTAGAAATGGCGGCGCAGCAATTCGCCGACGCGAAAAGGATCCGGCAACAGGCCATAGGAGAGCTGCAGAAGGCTCATGCACTGAAAGAGTACGCCACGGAGCAAGTTAACTCTGTTATGCTGCAAATCACTTGTAATTCTTGCAAGCAAAAATTCCGGCAGAGTCACGCGGCATCGTCTTCCTGGCCGCCATTTCTGCCATTTGCAGAAGCTTCGTCTTCTTCTTGTGAGATTTCACTTGGCATGAGTAACATATCAGCAGCTCTTAGATAGAGATGTAAACGAGTCGAGttgagccgaactcttgaatgtttgagcttggttcgtttataatcgagccgagctcgagctttatttaatggctcacgagcttattcaaaaCTTTATCGAAGTCTAGataagcttaataaatatgaattatagatttaaatttttattaaattaattaaaaagtaaattatatataaagaaaaatatattatttttattaaaatttgtatatttattataataaataaatttaatagatttttctatatatttcataaataatatgcaaaatcaataaatcaaatatcaaaactattattttttcatctaaaagattactcatgaacttaccaacgaacatgttcacgagctaacgagtggaatactgtaaagcttgagtttggtttgtttatctttacgagcctcattaaacgtgctcaaacgagcttttatcgaatcgagcttcgaatagctcacaaacgatttggttcgtttacatcatTATCTTAGAGAATAGGAATCCAAGAAAAATGATCAAAGTTTATATGAATTCATGTATTGCCACGCAGAATTTGCCAAGAGGAAGTGTGAGGAGTGATGAATGAAAAAAGGAATTTGAGATGGAATAATAGCCAAGTCAAGGGGTTGGTTcgaataagagatctgtctaaCAAAATTGAACCGTTAGACAATCTCATTAGAGTTTTTGTATTCTTTAAGAACACATATATAATTAATGTAATTGAGTTAAAATCCAAATCTTAAAAAAGAAACTAAGAAGATATGCATGAATTCAAATACAAAACTTATAATAAATCTACAATGTGAAACATATCTTCATTACTTCACCATGAAGTTAACTTGTTCATTTATTAATTCATGGATTTGAATCTTTCTACCCAATTTGAGCTTTATTTTGGCCGTATAAGCTTTTTACAGAAACAATTACGTgaatttgataaatttttacttttcttcTCAAAAAGTCATAAAAGTTACTTTGATTTCATAAAGATTCGCATTAACTAGGGAGATTAAAGTGTATCAGAGGTAGATCACAAAATTACTAAGGTTAAATTTCGGTCATGCCCTTACTCGAAGTGAAAAATTCACCGGTGCAAATCTTTTATAACATTTTTATATCATTCTTTGTAATATTTAAATTAGAGTAGTTCTTTTGTGAgaaggtctcacgaatttttatctgtgatatgggtcaaccctaccgatatttacaataaaaagtaatactcttagcataaaaagtaataatttttcatgtatgacccaaataagaaatcagTCTtaaaaaatacgacccgtgataccgtctcacagaAATTTTTGCCTTTAAATTATTACGTATTTAATGAGTTGTAACTTCTTATTATTCACAACAAAATTTGTGAGACAGTCTGAAGAGTCAATTTTCGTGAaacgaatattttatttgggtcacccattaaaaattattattttttatgtcaaaagtatgAGTAGGTCTCATGTCAGACGGTCGATCTCATTAATATTTATCTGttagacgggtcaatcctaccgatatgcacaataaaaagtaatactcttaacataaaaaataatactttttcatggataacccagataagagatctgtctcacaaaatacaacccgtgagactgtctcacacaagtatTACTTATTATCGTAAATATATACATGGTTGACTTATCACATAGATAAAGATCTGTTAAACCATCTCACAAATTACCTATTACTTATAAATTTTTACAATCAAATAtcaacacatatatatatttatttgcgATACACATATTGTTACTCAAAATATAAATAGGATTTCTACTGAGAATTTTCGCACATGTGCCAAATTAATATTGTTTCCAACGCAACAACGAATGAGACAATGGCCGATGGATTATATCCTTGTAAAGATATCAATAACGTAGAATAGTGTGTGTACAGTCAACATTTGGTTCATGTCAGATTTGGTTTGAACCATTAGAAGATCTTTGTTGGTGGGGGTAGGGTtcgaaaaaaatatgcaatttttGATACACtgaatttattttattgaaaaatatcgAAATGTTCGATACGTTAAtgatatgaaatttgaaattttcgatAAATATCGAAATACAAAAAtagtatatataaatttaaagatatttttttttaaaaaaaatataatatttgtaaataataaagttatttttttaaaaaaatataaaatatttttcgatatAAAAcgaaatatattgatattgtaccacATATTTTGATATAATCGATATCCTAATTATACATGCCAAAATTTCCGAAACGATATTGAATATACCGAAATTTTAGATAcgatatattatatttatttttctataTGGTACCATATGTTATAACTGTCCGTCTGAGCATGAGAAATCGAGGTGACCCGTCCCCCGCTTTAAACcacggcaaaaacttgtgtgagatggtatCACATGTCGTGTTCCGTGAGaggatattttatttgagttatcaatgaaaaagtattactttttatgttaagagtattactttttattgtgaatatggatAGGATTGAcgcgtctcatagataaagattcgtgagaccgtctcacaagaaacctactcttaAACCACTGCAGCAAATTTGTTGCTACTTCATCCAATTCTATACTAACATCCAATAATCCAAATGACAAAATCCAATTCTATACTAACATCCAATAATCCAAATGACAAAATAACTACTCAATATATATTcgcataaattaaaaaaaataattcgaaaaataaaacttatacataaattttttattttatctttatttaattattcaGAAAACAGTTGCATGTTTAACAAGATATAATTCATAaagatatattaataaaaacaaaaacaagtcgaaaaaaaaaatctatataaTGAGACGAATGAGTATTGTTAAGTTTTATATAcagtatatattattattattattattattattaaaagatgACTGACTCGTCTATTTCCTCGCTCCAATCTCCATAAAATTTAACCCACTGCGGCACTGCCATCTCCTGCCCATTTTTCCACACTTTTATTAaagttttaatttaattaaatatataaaatacaaattaatatttttgtgcTACATAGAgagattatatttttttagtacGTCCTTAGGACACCGACAAAAAATTCATCCAAGGTTGTATTCTCTTTTTTTCCAACGTTAATAATGCATTGTAtggtataaaaaaataatgtgaTCCTCTTTGTCGTCATTAGATCAACAACTACGACATTGTCCCAAATATTAGAATTGAACTAACATGTGAATAAATATAATTCATCAAACTCATCTCCAAGCACGAGCTAGTGAGAACAACTTATGATATGAGCTCACAAAAGTTCTATTACTAAATCTTATTCTCGTTATCGAACCAACTCACGAGCTTGAGTGAAGTTCGACTTACGTCACAACCCGATGCATTTATTTGCAAAGTTAGTCTTTTATGACTGCTCAACAAACCTAGAATTTTagcgaatttttttttacatataaaaAACAACTCCTTATTGTGAATGCTAAATAATATAGAGATGAGAGAATGAGTAAGAATGTTTATATTCATCGCTAGAAATAAATGTTTATATAGTACATTTAAAGAATTTGAATCGTTGATAACACAATATATTTGATTGAAATCTTACCTCAAAAATTATCTACAATAATTTATCTATATAACACTTCACTTATATGATTATTGAATCAACAAATTATTTCAGAGAGATGATGGGACTTAAATATTGTTTCGTTAAAACGTTGTCAGTAAAATCAAGtgggaaaaaaaataaacaagataAAATAAGAACATCAATAGATATTTCTCACGATCTCAATCATATCTAAGATAATAATTGATGTATCCCTATCTTGTTTACCAATTTCTTAAACGTTGAAGTTGGCAATGTCTTGGTGAATAAGTCAGCTACATTGTTACTTGAACGAATTTGCTAAACATAAATATCATTATTCTCTGTAAGCTCGTGTGTACAGAAGAATTTTGGTGAAATATGTTTTTTCTATCCTCTTTGATGTAGCTTCCTTTTAGTTGTACAATACAAACATTAtcttcaaatattattttaggGCTATCTTTGGTTGTTGACGACTCACATGATTCTTGGATATTTTGTGTCATGGATCTCAACCATTTACATTCCCGACATGCTTCATGCATTGCAATGATCTCGTAATGATTTGAAGATGTCGTTGTTAAAGGCTGTTTCACTTGCCTCCATGATGTTGCAGTTCATCTTCGTGTAAATGCATCACCTATCTGGGATTTAGTTTTGTGCGGATCAAAAAGATATCATTGTTGAAGTGCCGTGTTCTCCCATTCAAGACATAGGAGAAGTTTaaaaacttttcaaaaaaaaaaaattaatttgacaATCAACTTTTTTTTGGGTGTCATATGATTCAAATTCCATCCATAAGGTGTTTAGAGTTTAATTACATTGGCGTTCAAAAACGCTTGCACCAAAGTAGTCCATGATTAGCCTATATATTCCTTCTTATAAATCTATTTGAACAATCAACTGGACCGTCCTTTGTTTTTCAATCATATAATCTGGTACACGATCGAATACTGCACTCATTGTTTAGATTGCACTAATAATTTAAACAAACTTTGCATTGAGGTGAGTTCACCGAAAAAGGGCGGCTTGGCGACGTGGTGATGACGCACAGTGGTTGCTATAGTGGTGATCGGCTGAGACTTCAAGGAGGGAGAAAAAGGGGCCGATTTTTTCTTTTGTAAGGGAGAGGAAATAATAAAATCAAGACtatatgtagagcccaaaatcagtatacgTGAAAcccgtgcatttatttaatatgttaaattaattatttaagtttaaaatgattttagagatgcatgatttatgaaatttcattattttaattatttatgtttatttgatgcacgttaaaatattttctcgagtttatgtttcaggcgaatattcgaagcgggatcgagggaaagagaccgaagacgattttggcaattttaaaatgtggtattttatttcaagtcaagaaaaggacacttttaaatgatttatgaagttttaacatttttaaagcctaattt from Primulina tabacum isolate GXHZ01 chromosome 3, ASM2559414v2, whole genome shotgun sequence encodes:
- the LOC142540898 gene encoding UV-B-induced protein At3g17800, chloroplastic-like, which encodes METVAAFQSSFANVSHLPPDWVARSGSTSTGFMRVAFRSPFSNASIQQGQSISISNFGIRKLVFSRKRNAVRASMKSDSDSPASPIAPLQLESPIGQFLSQILISHPHLVPAAVEQQLEQLQSDRDAEEEKEGSSASGTELVLHRRIAEVKSNERKKALEEILYALVVQKFMDANVHLVPAIAPSPPNPLTSQEEKVEHLHSPEAYEMIQNHLALILGNQPGDSNSMAQISKLRVGQVYAASIMYGYFLKRIDQRFQLEKTIKILPQGIDDGGTNIQHVIDEETRPGTESSDKAFGNAQSHPEVSSWTGGIGAGNFNGAKPSRLRAYVMSFDGDTLQRYATIRSKEAISIIEKHTEALFGRPEIVITPEGTIDSSKDEQMKISFGGLKRLVLEAVTFGSFLWDVESYIDMRYHFVAN
- the LOC142539053 gene encoding protein indeterminate-domain 14-like is translated as MLRNSDNHCPSSEPFSSSENGSISKRKRRPAGNPDPDAEVISLSPKTLLELDRYVCEICDQGFQRDQNLQMHRRRHKVPWKLLKRENPMAQKRVYVCPEPSCLHHDPCHALGDLVGIKKHFRRKHSNQKQWVCEKCSKGYAVQSDYKAHLKTCGTRGHSCDCGRVFSRVESFIEHQDACSMGQRRSESHPLQPPRPSWLVAACLSLTASSPSPSSDTYLSVTPRPSGSALPRQIDPIFFSNFGCGACGTTASRYPNLELELLSKKLDEDRSTQLQLSIGLSEMGGRTYTDSCKTTVNYWCSPQGGSTICGKLPFSAAAVAVPAERLKELAQEQLRIAMAEKAYSDKARQEAKRQLEMAAQQFADAKRIRQQAIGELQKAHALKEYATEQVNSVMLQITCNSCKQKFRQSHAASSSWPPFLPFAEASSSSCEISLGMSNISAALR